In Mycolicibacterium mucogenicum DSM 44124, the following are encoded in one genomic region:
- the malQ gene encoding 4-alpha-glucanotransferase yields MTDRTASLVELARRHGVATEYVDWSGAQHAVAASTLVAVLAALGVPADSEEARAAALADHERAYWQRTLYPTIVARSGQPTSFWVHVTHGAPVGVWIRLEDGSVRAGLRQLENNRPPFDLDGRLVGEATFELPADLPLGYHRLHVQAGAAADADAVLIVTPDALTLPSRLGSGRAWGLATQLYSVRSQNSWGTGDLTDLTDLAVWSAARHHADFILVNPLHAAGPVAPMEPSPYLPTSRQFANPLYLRVQAIPEYTAVRTPATLRKARADAQSRADKNEFIDRDAAWKSKRNALKEVYRARRSAGRALAYDGYRQRTGRTLDDFATWCVLAEKHGDDWRDWPAEFQHPDHPAVRAFAEKHSSRIDFHRWLQWQLDDQLTAAQATAVQTGMSLGIVHDLAVGVHPGGADAWALQDVLATGVSAGAPPDEFNQLGQDWSQPPWRPDELVERAYEPFRAVVRAVLRHAGGVRIDHIIGLFRLWWIPDGATPVDGTYVHYDHEAMIGVLALEAYRSGAVVVGEDLGTVEPWVRDYLRDRGLLGTSILWFEADQDGGPLPAPRWREYCLSAVTTHDLPPTAGYLAGAHLRLRRDLGLLTRPYKEEVAADRADQQRWLDVLRAAGLLPANAPEAIDADQTVLALYRYLTRTPSRLLALALPDAVGDVRTQNQPGTTDEYPNWRVPLAGPDGRKILLEDLFSDARAAALAQVMADAVTPGLS; encoded by the coding sequence ATGACTGATCGCACCGCGTCGCTCGTCGAGCTCGCCCGACGCCACGGTGTGGCCACCGAGTACGTCGACTGGAGCGGCGCCCAACACGCCGTCGCCGCGTCCACACTGGTCGCCGTGCTCGCGGCGCTCGGCGTACCGGCGGATTCCGAGGAGGCGCGCGCGGCGGCCCTGGCCGACCACGAGCGCGCGTACTGGCAGCGCACCCTGTACCCCACCATCGTCGCCCGGTCGGGCCAGCCGACGAGTTTCTGGGTGCACGTCACCCACGGCGCACCCGTCGGCGTGTGGATCCGGCTGGAAGACGGTTCGGTGCGGGCCGGGCTGCGCCAGCTGGAGAACAACCGGCCGCCTTTCGATCTCGATGGCCGCCTGGTCGGCGAGGCGACCTTCGAGCTGCCCGCCGATCTCCCACTGGGCTACCACCGGCTGCACGTCCAGGCCGGCGCCGCCGCGGACGCCGATGCCGTCCTGATCGTCACCCCCGATGCACTGACGCTCCCGAGCCGCCTGGGCAGCGGCCGGGCCTGGGGCCTGGCCACCCAGCTCTACAGCGTGCGTTCGCAGAACTCCTGGGGTACGGGCGATCTCACGGACCTCACCGACCTCGCCGTGTGGTCGGCCGCCCGGCATCATGCCGATTTCATCCTGGTGAACCCGTTGCACGCCGCCGGTCCGGTGGCCCCGATGGAGCCGTCGCCCTATCTGCCGACGTCGCGCCAGTTCGCCAACCCGCTCTATCTTCGGGTGCAGGCCATCCCCGAATACACCGCCGTCCGCACCCCGGCCACGCTGCGCAAGGCGCGGGCCGACGCGCAGTCCCGCGCCGACAAGAACGAGTTCATCGATCGCGACGCCGCGTGGAAGTCCAAGCGCAACGCACTCAAGGAGGTGTACCGGGCCCGCCGCTCGGCGGGGCGGGCCCTCGCGTACGACGGCTACCGGCAGCGGACCGGCCGCACGCTCGACGACTTCGCGACGTGGTGCGTGCTGGCCGAGAAGCACGGCGACGACTGGCGCGACTGGCCGGCGGAGTTTCAGCACCCCGACCATCCGGCGGTGCGGGCATTCGCCGAAAAGCACAGCAGCCGAATCGATTTCCATCGATGGCTGCAGTGGCAGCTCGATGACCAGCTGACCGCCGCCCAGGCCACCGCGGTCCAGACGGGCATGTCCCTTGGCATCGTCCACGATCTGGCGGTCGGCGTGCACCCGGGCGGCGCCGACGCGTGGGCACTGCAGGATGTGCTGGCGACCGGGGTCTCAGCGGGGGCGCCGCCGGACGAGTTCAACCAGCTCGGGCAGGACTGGTCACAGCCACCGTGGCGTCCGGACGAACTCGTGGAGCGGGCGTACGAGCCGTTCCGCGCCGTCGTCAGGGCGGTGTTGCGGCACGCGGGCGGTGTCCGCATCGACCACATCATCGGTCTGTTCCGGCTGTGGTGGATTCCGGACGGTGCGACGCCCGTCGACGGTACCTACGTCCACTACGACCACGAGGCGATGATCGGCGTCCTGGCGCTCGAGGCGTACCGGTCCGGTGCGGTCGTGGTCGGCGAGGATCTGGGCACCGTCGAACCGTGGGTTCGCGACTACCTACGCGACCGCGGTCTGCTCGGCACCTCGATCCTGTGGTTCGAGGCCGATCAGGACGGCGGACCGCTGCCCGCGCCGCGGTGGCGCGAGTACTGCCTGTCGGCGGTGACGACGCATGACCTGCCACCGACGGCGGGTTACCTCGCCGGTGCGCATCTGCGGCTGCGCCGCGACCTCGGGCTGCTGACCCGTCCGTACAAGGAAGAGGTCGCGGCCGATCGAGCCGACCAGCAGCGTTGGCTGGACGTCCTGCGGGCGGCGGGATTGTTGCCAGCGAACGCGCCCGAGGCGATCGACGCCGACCAGACCGTCCTGGCCCTGTACCGCTATCTCACCCGCACCCCGTCGCGGCTGCTGGCGCTGGCCCTGCCCGATGCGGTCGGCGACGTGCGGACCCAGAATCAGCCGGGCACCACCGACGAATATCCGAACTGGCGGGTGCCGCTGGCGGGTCCGGACGGCCGGAAAATCCTCCTCGAAGACCTGTTTTCCGATGCTCGTGCGGCCGCGTTGGCGCAGGTGATGGCCGACGCCGTGACACCGGGATTGAGTTGA
- a CDS encoding LysM peptidoglycan-binding domain-containing protein, producing MGDTLQKGEKLEVGQSLTSNNGAYRLVLQDDGNLVLYAGEQSVWATATDGQDVKRAEVQEDGNFVLYTPDKPVWASQTAGADNVRLVLQDDRNLVLYSGDDAKWSSETHTDEAPPAPVEAAPEPAPAPEPEVAAEPVAEVVAEPEPAPVPEAPAARTYTVQSGDTLWAIAEQFYGDGSRYPEIAGASGIDNPDLIQPGQLLTIP from the coding sequence ATGGGTGACACACTTCAGAAGGGCGAGAAGCTCGAGGTCGGCCAGTCGCTGACGTCGAACAACGGTGCGTACCGGCTGGTGCTGCAGGACGACGGCAACCTGGTGCTGTACGCAGGGGAGCAGTCCGTGTGGGCCACCGCAACCGACGGCCAGGACGTCAAGCGCGCCGAGGTGCAGGAGGACGGCAACTTCGTGCTGTACACCCCGGACAAGCCGGTGTGGGCCAGCCAGACCGCCGGCGCCGACAACGTCCGTCTCGTGCTGCAGGACGATCGCAATCTCGTGCTCTACAGCGGTGACGACGCCAAGTGGTCGTCCGAGACCCACACCGACGAGGCGCCCCCGGCGCCGGTCGAGGCGGCCCCGGAGCCTGCTCCCGCACCCGAGCCCGAGGTGGCTGCCGAGCCGGTCGCTGAGGTCGTTGCCGAGCCCGAGCCCGCCCCGGTGCCCGAGGCCCCCGCCGCACGCACCTACACCGTGCAGTCGGGTGACACCCTGTGGGCCATCGCCGAGCAGTTCTACGGCGACGGCAGCCGCTACCCGGAGATTGCCGGCGCCAGCGGAATCGACAACCCGGACCTGATTCAGCCCGGTCAGCTCCTGACCATTCCCTGA
- a CDS encoding CDP-alcohol phosphatidyltransferase family protein, with the protein MDPQREAGGGSHTDVEAESGDRVLTIPNALSALRLLLVPVFLYLLLSAHANGWAVAILMFSGFSDWADGKIARLVPNQSSRLGELLDPLVDRIYMLVVPVALAIAHVVPWWFVLTLIGRDVVLAATLPLLRGRGLTALPVTYIGKAATFALMSGFPLVLLGQWPDAWSRVVLACGWAFLVWGMAMYLWSAVLYLIQVAMVRRELPPVARSAA; encoded by the coding sequence ATGGACCCCCAGCGAGAAGCCGGAGGCGGATCGCATACAGACGTGGAAGCCGAGTCGGGCGACCGCGTGCTCACGATTCCCAACGCGCTCAGCGCGTTGCGGTTGCTGCTGGTCCCGGTGTTCCTCTACCTGCTGCTGTCGGCGCATGCCAACGGCTGGGCCGTCGCGATCCTGATGTTCAGCGGCTTCTCCGACTGGGCGGACGGCAAGATCGCGCGGCTGGTGCCGAACCAGTCGTCGCGGTTGGGCGAGCTGCTGGACCCGCTGGTCGACCGGATCTACATGCTCGTCGTGCCGGTCGCGCTGGCGATCGCGCACGTCGTGCCCTGGTGGTTCGTGCTGACCCTGATCGGCCGCGACGTCGTGCTGGCGGCCACGCTGCCGCTGCTGCGCGGCCGCGGGCTGACGGCGCTGCCCGTCACCTATATCGGCAAGGCCGCGACGTTCGCGCTGATGTCCGGCTTCCCGCTCGTGCTGCTGGGACAGTGGCCCGACGCCTGGAGCCGCGTGGTGCTGGCCTGTGGTTGGGCGTTCCTCGTGTGGGGCATGGCCATGTATCTGTGGTCGGCGGTGCTGTACCTGATCCAGGTGGCCATGGTGCGCAGGGAGCTGCCGCCGGTCGCGAGGT
- the secA2 gene encoding accessory Sec system translocase SecA2, with product MAKTSTAKSGRLSSKFWKLLGASTDKNQNRSMNQVRASAEFDDKAAGLDDEQITKAAKLLELSELADAADIPQFLAIAREAAERTTGLRPFDVQLLGALRMMAGDVVEMATGEGKTLAGAIAAAGYALAGRHVHVISVNDYLARRDAEWMGPLLAAMGLTVGWITAESTADERRAAYECDVTYASVNEIGFDVLRDQLVTHVDDLVSPRPDVALIDEADSVLVDEALVPLVLAGTTHRETPRMEIIRLVGEMTSENRVDDSLQYYDTDADRRNVHLTDAGARKLEKALGGIDLYSEEHIGTTLTEVNVALHAHVLLQRDVHYIVRDNAVHLINASRGRIASLQRWPDGLQAAVEAKEGIETTETGEVLDTITVQALIGRYPTVCGMTGTALAAGEQLRQFYRLGVSPIPPNTPNIREDETDRVYITAAAKNQAVIEHIQEIHATGQPVLVGTRDVAESEELHAKLVKAGVPAVVLNAKNDEEEAAVIAEAGKLATVTVSTQMAGRGTDIRLGGSDEADHDAVAELGGLHVIGTGRHHTERLDNQLRGRAGRQGDPGSSVFFSSWEDDVVVSHLEPEKLPMQTDEDGRIISDRAGQMLEHAQRVAEGRLLDVHANTWRYNQLTAQQRAIIVERRETLLRTTTARDELKELSPDRYQELVSQIGEEGAEDELERICRLIMLYHLDRGWADHLAYLSDIRESIHLRALGRQDPLDEFHRMAVDAFASLAADAIEAAQQTFETANVLEDEPGLDLSKLARPTSTWTYMIHDNPLADDTMAALSLPGVFR from the coding sequence GTGGCGAAAACCAGCACCGCGAAATCCGGCCGGCTGAGCAGCAAGTTCTGGAAGCTGCTCGGTGCTTCCACCGACAAGAACCAGAACCGATCGATGAATCAGGTTCGGGCGTCGGCCGAATTCGACGACAAGGCCGCGGGGCTGGACGACGAGCAGATCACCAAGGCCGCCAAGCTGCTCGAGCTGTCCGAGCTCGCCGACGCCGCCGACATCCCGCAGTTCCTCGCCATCGCCCGCGAAGCGGCCGAACGCACCACGGGCCTGCGGCCGTTCGATGTCCAGCTCCTCGGCGCGCTGCGCATGATGGCCGGCGACGTCGTCGAGATGGCCACCGGTGAGGGCAAGACCCTGGCCGGCGCGATCGCGGCTGCCGGTTACGCGCTGGCCGGCCGGCACGTGCACGTCATCTCCGTCAACGACTACCTGGCCCGCCGCGACGCCGAATGGATGGGACCGCTGCTGGCGGCGATGGGCCTGACGGTCGGCTGGATCACCGCCGAGTCCACGGCCGACGAACGGCGCGCCGCCTACGAATGCGACGTCACCTACGCCTCGGTCAACGAGATCGGGTTCGACGTGCTGCGTGACCAGCTGGTCACCCACGTCGACGACCTGGTGTCGCCGCGGCCCGACGTCGCGCTGATCGACGAGGCCGACTCCGTGCTCGTCGACGAGGCGCTGGTGCCGCTGGTCCTCGCCGGCACCACCCACCGCGAGACCCCGCGCATGGAGATCATCCGGCTGGTCGGGGAGATGACCTCCGAGAACCGGGTCGACGACTCGCTGCAGTACTACGACACCGACGCCGACCGCCGCAACGTGCACCTGACCGACGCCGGGGCGCGCAAGCTCGAGAAGGCGCTCGGCGGCATCGACCTGTACTCCGAGGAGCACATCGGCACGACCCTGACCGAGGTCAACGTGGCCCTGCACGCGCATGTGCTGCTGCAGCGCGACGTGCACTACATCGTGCGGGACAACGCCGTTCACCTCATCAACGCCTCGCGCGGCCGCATCGCGTCGCTGCAGCGCTGGCCCGACGGCCTGCAGGCGGCCGTCGAGGCCAAGGAAGGCATCGAGACCACCGAGACCGGCGAGGTGCTCGACACCATCACCGTCCAGGCCCTCATCGGCCGCTACCCGACGGTGTGCGGCATGACCGGCACCGCGCTGGCCGCCGGTGAGCAGCTGCGCCAGTTCTACCGGCTCGGGGTGTCGCCGATTCCGCCGAACACGCCGAACATCCGCGAGGACGAGACCGACCGCGTCTACATCACCGCGGCCGCCAAGAACCAGGCCGTCATCGAGCACATCCAGGAGATCCACGCGACCGGTCAGCCGGTGCTGGTCGGTACCCGCGACGTCGCCGAATCCGAAGAGCTGCACGCGAAACTGGTCAAGGCCGGCGTGCCCGCCGTCGTGCTGAACGCCAAGAACGACGAGGAAGAAGCCGCCGTCATCGCCGAGGCGGGCAAGCTCGCCACCGTCACCGTCTCCACGCAGATGGCGGGCCGCGGCACCGACATCCGCCTCGGCGGATCCGACGAAGCCGACCACGACGCCGTCGCCGAACTCGGTGGCCTGCACGTCATCGGCACTGGCCGGCACCACACCGAACGCCTCGACAACCAGCTGCGCGGCCGCGCCGGCCGCCAGGGCGACCCGGGCTCGTCGGTGTTCTTCTCCAGCTGGGAGGACGACGTCGTCGTGTCGCACCTGGAGCCCGAGAAGCTCCCGATGCAGACCGACGAGGACGGCCGCATCATCAGCGACCGCGCCGGCCAGATGCTCGAGCACGCGCAGCGCGTCGCCGAGGGCCGGCTGCTGGACGTGCACGCCAACACCTGGCGCTACAACCAGCTCACCGCGCAGCAGCGCGCGATCATCGTGGAACGCCGCGAGACCCTGCTGCGCACCACCACCGCGCGCGACGAGCTCAAGGAGCTGTCGCCGGACCGGTACCAGGAACTGGTCAGCCAGATTGGGGAAGAGGGCGCCGAGGACGAGCTCGAGCGCATCTGCCGGCTGATCATGCTGTACCACCTGGACCGCGGTTGGGCCGACCACCTGGCGTACCTGTCCGACATCCGCGAGAGCATCCACCTGCGCGCGCTGGGACGCCAGGATCCGCTCGACGAGTTCCACCGCATGGCGGTCGACGCGTTCGCGTCGCTGGCGGCCGACGCCATCGAGGCCGCGCAGCAGACCTTCGAGACCGCCAACGTGCTGGAGGACGAGCCCGGCCTGGATCTGTCCAAGCTGGCCCGCCCGACGTCGACGTGGACGTACATGATTCACGACAACCCGCTGGCCGACGACACGATGGCAGCGCTGAGCCTGCCCGGGGTATTCCGTTAG
- a CDS encoding FAD-binding protein, with protein sequence MQTVPETVNAADVTEWSDEADVVVIGFGIAGGCAAVSAAAAGAKVLVLEKAAGAGGTTSMAGGHFYLGGGTAVQQATGHDDTADEMYKYLVAVAHDPEHDKIRAYCDGSVEHFNWLEDLGFQFERSYYPGKVVVPPGTEGLSYTGNEKVWPFCEQAKAAPRGHSVPVPGELGGADMVIKLLLKRADELGVEMRYETGATNLVLDDTGAVAGVAWKNFGVTGTVKAGAVIIAAGGFAMNPEMVAEHTPALGQKRKTKHHGEVEPYILGNPNDDGLGIKLGVSAGGVAKNLDQLFITAAAYPPEILLTGVIVNQNGQRFVNEDSYHSRTSAFVLEQPDQVAYLIVDEAHTEMPAMPLIRFIDGWETIAEMEEALGIPAGNLAATLERYNANAAAGADPDFHKQPDYVAAQDNGPWAAFDLSLGRALYSGFTMGGLSVSIDGQVLRADGSAVPGLYAAGACASNIAQDGKGYASGTQLGEGSFFGRRAGTHAATR encoded by the coding sequence ATGCAAACAGTTCCCGAGACCGTCAACGCCGCCGACGTCACCGAATGGTCCGACGAGGCCGACGTCGTCGTGATCGGCTTCGGTATCGCCGGTGGCTGCGCCGCGGTCAGCGCTGCCGCCGCGGGCGCCAAGGTCCTGGTGCTGGAGAAGGCGGCCGGCGCGGGCGGCACGACGTCCATGGCCGGCGGCCACTTCTACCTGGGTGGTGGCACGGCGGTGCAGCAGGCCACCGGCCACGACGACACCGCCGACGAGATGTACAAGTACCTGGTCGCCGTCGCCCACGACCCCGAGCACGACAAGATCCGGGCCTACTGCGACGGCAGCGTCGAGCACTTCAACTGGTTGGAGGACTTGGGTTTTCAGTTCGAGCGCAGCTACTACCCGGGCAAGGTGGTGGTGCCGCCGGGCACCGAGGGCCTGTCCTACACCGGCAACGAGAAGGTGTGGCCGTTCTGCGAGCAGGCCAAGGCCGCACCCCGTGGGCACTCCGTCCCGGTACCGGGTGAGCTGGGCGGCGCCGACATGGTCATCAAGCTGCTGCTGAAGCGGGCGGACGAACTCGGCGTCGAGATGCGTTACGAGACCGGCGCGACGAACCTCGTGCTCGACGACACCGGCGCTGTCGCCGGGGTGGCATGGAAGAACTTCGGCGTGACGGGCACCGTCAAGGCCGGTGCGGTGATCATCGCTGCGGGTGGCTTCGCGATGAACCCCGAGATGGTGGCCGAGCACACGCCGGCGCTGGGTCAGAAGCGAAAGACCAAGCACCACGGCGAAGTCGAGCCCTACATCCTGGGCAACCCGAACGACGACGGGCTGGGCATCAAGCTCGGCGTCTCGGCCGGCGGCGTGGCCAAGAACCTGGACCAGCTGTTCATCACCGCTGCCGCCTACCCGCCGGAGATCCTGCTCACCGGCGTCATCGTCAACCAGAACGGCCAGCGCTTCGTCAACGAGGACTCCTACCATTCGCGCACATCGGCTTTCGTGCTCGAGCAGCCCGACCAGGTGGCCTACCTGATCGTCGACGAAGCGCACACCGAGATGCCGGCGATGCCGTTGATCCGGTTCATCGACGGCTGGGAGACGATCGCGGAAATGGAAGAGGCGCTGGGCATTCCGGCCGGGAACCTGGCGGCGACATTGGAGCGCTACAACGCCAACGCCGCGGCCGGCGCCGACCCCGACTTCCACAAGCAGCCGGATTACGTTGCGGCCCAGGACAATGGGCCGTGGGCGGCATTCGACCTGTCGCTCGGCCGGGCCCTGTACTCCGGATTCACCATGGGCGGCCTGTCGGTCAGCATCGACGGCCAAGTGCTGCGCGCGGACGGCAGCGCGGTGCCGGGGCTGTACGCGGCGGGCGCCTGCGCGTCCAACATCGCGCAGGACGGCAAGGGCTACGCCAGTGGCACCCAGCTGGGCGAGGGATCGTTCTTCGGCCGCCGGGCCGGCACCCACGCCGCCACGCGGTGA
- a CDS encoding ABC transporter ATP-binding protein/permease — protein MDLFTPTLEWGSELTTSLWWIAKAWLIAAVSTLVVVTAIGRFTVWGRQFWRITGAYFVGRDSIIVWLWLAALLLSVITGVRLTVLFSYQSNDLMTSFQVVASGLAGHDQAVKDSGAHGFWMSIGIFSLLAVLHVCRIMLDLFMTQRFILRWRAWLTDRLTGDWLDGKAYYRSRFIDDTIDNPDQRIQSDIDIFTAGVGPLPNTPNNMTTSTLLFGAINAIASMLSFTAILWNLSGTLTIAGLTIPKAMFWIGLGYVLIASVVAFWIGRPIIWLSFDNERFNAAFRYALVRMRDAAEAVAFYHGELAERTGLRRLFAPVVDNYKRYVNRMIGLNGWNLSMSQIIVPLPYVLQFPRFLAGEIKLGDMNQTASAFGSIQDGLSFFRNVYDQFAGYRAAIIRLHGLVTANDAARHLPELATEDCPDDTITLEQVTVSTPDGRELISPLDLCLYPGEALVVTGPSGSGKTTLLRSLAKLWPFCHGAMHFPMDENETLFLSQLPYVPLGDLRAVVSYPSKVGAHTDEQLQEVLRKVALPHLANRLDEVDDWAKVLSPGEQQRVAFARVLLTRPKAVFFDESTSALDEGLEMMLYQLVRNELPDTTVVSVSHRSTVEQHHQQELELLGDGNWRLTRIEDDGVPAGV, from the coding sequence ATGGATTTGTTCACCCCGACCCTCGAATGGGGCAGTGAGCTCACTACCTCGCTGTGGTGGATCGCGAAAGCCTGGCTGATCGCCGCGGTATCGACGCTGGTGGTGGTGACCGCCATCGGCCGGTTCACGGTCTGGGGACGGCAGTTCTGGCGCATCACCGGCGCGTACTTCGTCGGCCGCGACAGCATCATCGTGTGGCTGTGGCTGGCGGCGCTGCTGCTGTCGGTGATCACCGGCGTCCGGCTCACGGTGCTCTTCAGCTATCAGAGCAACGATCTGATGACCAGTTTCCAGGTGGTGGCCTCTGGCCTGGCCGGCCATGACCAGGCCGTGAAGGACTCTGGCGCACACGGGTTCTGGATGTCGATCGGCATCTTCTCGCTGCTGGCCGTGCTGCACGTCTGCCGCATCATGCTGGACCTGTTCATGACGCAGCGGTTCATCCTGCGGTGGCGCGCCTGGCTGACCGACCGGCTCACGGGCGACTGGCTGGACGGCAAGGCGTACTACCGGTCGCGGTTCATCGACGACACGATCGACAACCCGGACCAGCGCATCCAGAGCGACATCGACATCTTCACCGCCGGCGTGGGCCCGCTGCCCAACACGCCCAACAACATGACCACCTCCACGTTGCTGTTCGGCGCCATCAACGCCATCGCATCGATGCTTTCGTTCACCGCGATTCTGTGGAACCTGTCCGGCACGCTGACCATCGCCGGGCTCACCATCCCCAAGGCGATGTTCTGGATCGGACTCGGTTACGTCCTGATCGCCTCGGTGGTCGCCTTCTGGATCGGCCGTCCCATCATCTGGCTGTCGTTCGACAACGAACGCTTCAACGCCGCCTTCCGCTACGCGCTCGTGCGGATGCGCGATGCGGCCGAGGCCGTCGCCTTCTACCACGGTGAGCTCGCCGAGCGGACGGGTCTGCGCCGGTTGTTCGCGCCCGTCGTCGACAACTACAAGCGGTACGTCAACCGGATGATCGGCCTCAACGGCTGGAACCTGTCGATGAGCCAGATCATCGTGCCGTTGCCGTACGTTCTGCAGTTCCCGCGCTTCCTCGCCGGCGAGATCAAGCTCGGCGACATGAACCAGACGGCGTCGGCGTTCGGCAGCATCCAGGACGGCCTGTCCTTCTTCCGTAACGTGTACGACCAGTTCGCCGGCTACCGCGCCGCCATCATCCGTCTGCACGGCCTGGTGACGGCCAACGACGCGGCGCGGCACCTGCCCGAGCTCGCCACCGAGGACTGCCCCGACGACACCATCACGCTGGAGCAGGTCACCGTGAGCACCCCGGACGGCCGCGAACTCATCTCGCCGCTGGATCTGTGCCTGTACCCCGGCGAAGCACTGGTGGTCACCGGCCCGTCCGGCAGCGGCAAGACGACACTGCTGCGCAGCCTCGCCAAGCTGTGGCCCTTCTGCCACGGCGCCATGCATTTCCCGATGGACGAGAACGAGACGCTGTTCCTGTCGCAGTTGCCGTATGTGCCACTGGGCGATCTGCGCGCGGTGGTGTCCTACCCGAGCAAGGTGGGCGCCCACACCGACGAGCAGCTGCAGGAGGTCCTGCGCAAGGTCGCCCTGCCGCACCTGGCGAACCGGCTCGACGAGGTGGACGACTGGGCCAAGGTCCTCTCCCCCGGCGAGCAGCAGCGCGTCGCCTTCGCCCGCGTGCTGCTGACCCGGCCCAAGGCCGTGTTCTTCGACGAGTCCACCTCGGCACTCGACGAAGGCCTGGAAATGATGCTGTACCAACTGGTTCGGAACGAACTGCCCGACACCACCGTGGTCAGCGTCAGCCACCGCAGCACCGTCGAACAGCATCACCAGCAGGAGCTGGAGCTGCTGGGCGACGGCAACTGGCGGCTCACCCGGATCGAAGACGACGGCGTGCCCGCCGGCGTCTGA
- a CDS encoding sterol desaturase family protein: MLHDPVSYAIPFFVVALLLEWGAARKLAYDEQRPPSGAYLRADAWASIWMGAVSLFTSGVLNFLALVGYAALYVYVAPWHLPGDAWYTWVIAILGVDLIYYTYHRMAHRVRLFWATHQAHHSSEYFNLSTALRQKWNPSGDLAMKAVLPALGVPPWIVFASFSLNLVYQYWIHTERIGKLWRPIEYVFNTPSHHRVHHGRDQQYLDKNYGGILIIWDRLFGSFAPETARPNYGLTKPVGTYDIWKLQTHEYVSMVRDVRQANGFGDRVGYVFGPPGWQPAGPGSAPVR, encoded by the coding sequence ATGCTGCACGACCCGGTCTCGTACGCCATTCCGTTCTTCGTGGTGGCGCTGCTGCTGGAGTGGGGCGCGGCCCGCAAGCTGGCGTACGACGAGCAGCGGCCGCCGTCCGGCGCCTATCTGCGCGCCGACGCCTGGGCCAGCATCTGGATGGGCGCGGTGTCGCTGTTCACCAGCGGTGTGCTGAATTTCCTCGCGCTGGTCGGCTACGCGGCGCTGTACGTGTACGTCGCGCCGTGGCACCTGCCGGGCGACGCCTGGTACACGTGGGTGATCGCGATCCTCGGCGTCGACCTGATCTATTACACCTATCACCGCATGGCCCACCGGGTGCGGCTGTTCTGGGCCACGCACCAGGCGCACCACTCCAGCGAGTACTTCAACCTGTCCACCGCGCTGCGGCAGAAGTGGAATCCCTCCGGCGACCTGGCGATGAAGGCGGTCTTGCCGGCGCTGGGCGTGCCGCCGTGGATCGTGTTCGCCAGTTTCTCGCTGAACCTGGTGTACCAGTACTGGATTCACACCGAACGTATCGGGAAGCTCTGGCGGCCAATCGAATACGTCTTCAACACGCCGTCGCACCACCGCGTGCACCACGGCCGGGACCAGCAGTACCTCGACAAGAACTACGGCGGCATCCTGATCATCTGGGACCGGCTGTTCGGCAGCTTCGCGCCCGAGACTGCGCGGCCGAACTACGGATTGACCAAACCTGTTGGCACGTATGACATCTGGAAACTGCAGACGCACGAATACGTCTCGATGGTCCGAGATGTGCGCCAGGCCAACGGATTCGGTGACCGGGTGGGTTACGTGTTCGGCCCGCCGGGATGGCAGCCGGCGGGACCGGGGTCCGCGCCGGTTCGCTGA
- a CDS encoding ArsR/SmtB family transcription factor, whose product MHAFDVLGDPVRRRILELLANGELTAGAIGATIQAEFSISQPAVSQHLKVLRDNGFASVRPDGQRRLYAVDGRGMQDIDNWLAGFRQFWRPHLDALATEVARGKRNRKGE is encoded by the coding sequence GTGCACGCCTTCGATGTCCTGGGGGACCCGGTTCGCCGGCGGATCCTGGAACTGCTGGCGAACGGTGAACTGACCGCGGGCGCCATCGGGGCGACGATTCAGGCCGAGTTCTCGATCAGTCAACCGGCGGTGTCGCAGCATCTGAAGGTATTGCGCGACAACGGTTTTGCCAGTGTGCGCCCGGACGGTCAGCGGCGGCTGTATGCCGTGGACGGCCGGGGTATGCAGGACATCGACAACTGGCTGGCCGGGTTCCGCCAGTTCTGGCGGCCACATCTGGACGCGCTGGCCACCGAGGTGGCGCGCGGCAAACGCAACCGCAAGGGGGAGTGA